A genomic region of Christiangramia sp. OXR-203 contains the following coding sequences:
- a CDS encoding DUF3822 family protein — translation MGLTDMVEIATTTSNIKANKKMSIQVSLDGLSFCILDKERQEIEYLKSFDFEKQLDPIKVLSRIELIIEKEPILQQPVQEASLFFTNTLFTLVPSELFDEDQAVSFLKFNAKILKTDFIAHDEINNELVNVYIPYANIINYFFDMFGEFEYRHSLSILIDSLLKIKSSEKPKIYLHTHLHHYELVVIQNSKLIFANSFEFETKEDFIYFLLFTLEQLELDPKEVELILLGDITKNSEEYNIAYRYITNISFLDVFHTFSFSEEAKPKYPLAEYLNIKSLS, via the coding sequence ATGGGTTTGACAGATATGGTGGAGATAGCGACAACGACTAGTAATATCAAAGCAAATAAAAAGATGTCCATTCAGGTTAGCCTGGATGGACTTTCTTTTTGTATCCTGGATAAAGAGCGCCAGGAGATCGAATATTTGAAAAGTTTTGACTTTGAAAAACAACTCGATCCTATAAAAGTCCTTTCCAGGATAGAACTTATTATTGAAAAAGAGCCCATTCTTCAGCAACCGGTTCAGGAAGCCAGTTTATTTTTCACCAATACACTTTTTACACTAGTTCCTTCCGAATTGTTTGACGAAGATCAGGCAGTAAGTTTCCTGAAGTTTAATGCCAAAATACTCAAAACCGACTTTATTGCTCATGACGAGATCAATAATGAACTTGTTAATGTGTACATCCCCTACGCCAATATCATCAATTATTTCTTTGATATGTTCGGTGAATTTGAATACCGGCATAGTCTGAGTATTCTTATAGATAGCCTACTGAAAATAAAATCTTCGGAAAAACCCAAGATTTATTTACATACTCATTTACATCATTACGAATTGGTAGTGATCCAGAACTCTAAGTTGATCTTCGCTAATAGTTTTGAGTTTGAAACTAAAGAAGATTTTATCTACTTCCTGCTATTTACTCTGGAACAACTTGAGTTGGATCCTAAAGAGGTTGAATTGATCTTGCTCGGTGATATCACAAAAAATTCAGAAGAATATAATATAGCGTACAGATACATCACGAATATTTCCTTTTTAGACGTATTTCATACTTTCAGTTTTTCCGAAGAAGCGAAGCCGAAATATCCTTTGGCCGAATATTTAAACATTAAAAGTCTATCATGA
- a CDS encoding ATP-dependent DNA helicase codes for MDIPTPDSFFKLLIQDLEFQPTTKQDIALQMLSKFVVEGGRDKLFLLKGFAGTGKTTIISTLTKNLWKIRKSGILLAPTGRAAKVISNYSNKEAFTIHKKIYFPKKSGNGGVQFTLQPNKHKNSLFIVDEASMISDDGGNSKLFENGSLLDDLIEYVYAGHNCQLILIGDTAQLPPVKMDLSPALEEEKLGLNYNKEVSFIELDEVVRQSEGSDILHNATLIRESLQEEFYESFQFELSSNADVIRLTDGYEIMDAIQDSYGENGHEDTSIIVRSNKRANMYNQQIRSRILFQEDELSPGDYLMVVKNNYFWIKPTSEAGFIANGDIVKVLEIFGFKELYGFRFAEVQVRMVDYPKMRPFETVIMLDTLTTNTPSLTYEESNRLYEEVKKDYAHERSKYKQFMNVKNNKYFNALQIKFSYAITCHKSQGGQWKNVFIEQPYLPNGVGKEYLRWLYTAITRAQEKLYLIGFGDDFFAGK; via the coding sequence ATGGATATACCCACGCCGGATTCCTTCTTCAAATTACTTATTCAGGACCTTGAATTTCAACCAACCACAAAACAGGATATCGCATTACAAATGCTTTCTAAATTCGTGGTGGAAGGAGGGCGAGATAAGTTGTTCTTACTGAAGGGTTTCGCTGGTACGGGTAAAACTACCATAATTAGCACGCTTACCAAGAACTTATGGAAGATACGAAAGTCCGGAATTCTACTGGCACCAACGGGAAGAGCTGCTAAGGTAATCTCCAATTATTCCAATAAAGAAGCTTTTACCATTCATAAGAAGATCTATTTTCCGAAGAAATCGGGAAATGGGGGTGTTCAATTCACATTACAGCCTAACAAACACAAGAACAGCCTGTTCATTGTTGATGAAGCATCGATGATCTCAGATGACGGTGGAAACTCCAAACTTTTCGAAAATGGATCACTGCTAGATGATCTAATCGAGTATGTCTATGCCGGGCACAATTGTCAGCTTATCTTAATTGGAGATACCGCGCAGCTACCACCAGTAAAAATGGATCTTAGTCCGGCGCTTGAGGAAGAGAAGCTGGGACTTAACTATAATAAGGAGGTTTCTTTTATCGAACTTGATGAAGTAGTACGGCAAAGTGAAGGCAGTGATATATTGCACAATGCGACTCTTATCCGGGAAAGCCTGCAGGAGGAATTCTATGAAAGCTTTCAATTCGAGCTTTCCAGCAATGCCGATGTGATTCGATTAACTGATGGGTATGAGATCATGGATGCTATTCAGGATTCCTATGGCGAGAATGGACATGAAGATACTAGTATCATTGTACGGTCCAATAAAAGGGCGAATATGTACAATCAACAAATAAGATCCCGAATTCTGTTTCAGGAAGATGAACTTTCTCCTGGAGATTATTTAATGGTCGTGAAGAATAATTATTTCTGGATTAAACCGACCAGTGAAGCCGGGTTCATTGCAAATGGCGATATTGTAAAAGTGCTGGAGATCTTTGGATTTAAAGAATTATACGGATTCAGGTTTGCTGAAGTACAGGTGCGAATGGTTGATTATCCTAAAATGAGACCTTTTGAAACGGTCATTATGCTGGATACGCTTACCACGAATACACCTTCGCTTACTTACGAAGAATCAAACCGACTTTATGAGGAAGTCAAAAAGGATTACGCGCATGAAAGGTCTAAGTACAAACAGTTCATGAATGTGAAAAACAATAAATATTTCAACGCTCTCCAGATAAAATTCTCTTATGCTATCACCTGTCATAAGTCCCAGGGTGGCCAGTGGAAAAATGTATTTATCGAGCAACCTTACTTGCCAAACGGAGTAGGGAAGGAGTACTTAAGATGGTTATATACTGCGATCACCCGGGCCCAGGAAAAATTATATCTTATAGGATTCGGGGACGATTTTTTCGCTGGTAAGTAA
- the kdsB gene encoding 3-deoxy-manno-octulosonate cytidylyltransferase, with protein MQDSSKLRVIAMIPARYEASRFPGKLMQDLNGQTVIATTYKAAKSTGLFDEVYVVTDDDRIYDEVIKIGGKVVRSQKEHECGSDRIAEAVENMDVDIVVNVQGDEPFIDTNSLTKLLEVFQQPGSEEIDLASLKTELKDLEEINNPNNVKVITGKDQSALYFSRFPIPYPRDTSVDTVYYKHVGIYAFRKSALMDFYRLPMLPLEASEKIECIRYLEYGKKIKMVETSVKSIGIDTPEDLEKARKLLANY; from the coding sequence ATGCAAGATTCTTCAAAATTACGTGTTATTGCAATGATCCCTGCGCGATATGAAGCCTCCAGGTTTCCAGGTAAATTGATGCAGGATCTAAATGGCCAGACGGTGATCGCCACAACCTATAAAGCGGCTAAGAGCACCGGGCTTTTTGATGAAGTGTACGTGGTGACAGATGATGATCGTATTTATGATGAAGTGATCAAAATTGGAGGTAAAGTTGTGCGTAGCCAGAAAGAACACGAATGCGGGAGTGATAGAATCGCTGAAGCTGTAGAGAATATGGATGTAGATATTGTTGTAAATGTACAGGGCGATGAACCATTTATTGACACCAATAGTCTAACGAAATTACTGGAAGTTTTCCAGCAGCCAGGTTCCGAAGAAATTGATCTGGCTAGTTTAAAAACTGAACTAAAAGACCTGGAAGAGATCAATAATCCTAATAATGTAAAGGTGATCACCGGCAAAGACCAGTCTGCGTTATACTTCTCAAGATTCCCAATTCCTTATCCAAGGGATACTTCGGTGGATACCGTTTACTATAAACATGTTGGAATTTACGCGTTCAGAAAATCTGCACTAATGGATTTCTATCGTTTACCAATGCTGCCTTTAGAGGCTTCAGAAAAGATAGAGTGCATTCGGTATCTTGAATATGGCAAGAAGATCAAAATGGTTGAAACCAGTGTGAAAAGTATTGGAATTGATACACCAGAAGACCTGGAGAAAGCCAGAAAACTGCTAGCTAATTACTAA
- a CDS encoding deoxyribodipyrimidine photo-lyase produces MKTVNIFWFRRDLRLDDNAGFKAALRDEHPVLPIFIFDSEILDKLPEDDARVTFIFDNLQKMRDELQDKNGSSIAMFHGKPKEIFKELLESYDIKKVFTNRDYEPYAKERDKEISELLKKKEIEFCDFKDQVIFEKDEVVKGDGDPYKVYTPYKNLWMEEFKKKDLDFHYTTRFMDNLYENSRLPNLSLSDIGFKESDLKVPDYQVTPGLIMDYEGKRNFPAVEGTSRLGAHLRFGTVSVRQMVRDADKEHNKTFLEELVWREFFMQILYHYPDTVTDAFKPKYDRIKWRNNKDEFEKWKKGETGYPLVDAGMRQLNKSGFMHNRVRMLVGSFLCKHLLIDWRWGEAYFAEKLLDYEMSSNVGNWQWIAGSGVDATPYFRIFNPTTQIDKYDKDHKYIKEWVPEFGTDDYPEKMVDHKEARERALDTYKKAVSN; encoded by the coding sequence ATGAAAACAGTGAATATTTTCTGGTTCCGAAGGGACCTTAGATTAGATGACAATGCAGGATTTAAGGCAGCATTACGGGATGAACATCCCGTGCTGCCTATTTTTATTTTTGATTCTGAAATTCTTGACAAGCTTCCCGAGGACGATGCCCGGGTTACCTTTATTTTCGACAACCTACAAAAAATGCGTGACGAGCTTCAGGATAAAAACGGAAGCTCCATTGCAATGTTTCACGGTAAGCCTAAGGAAATATTCAAGGAGCTACTGGAATCTTATGATATTAAAAAGGTTTTCACCAATCGTGATTACGAACCTTATGCCAAAGAGCGTGATAAGGAGATTTCAGAATTATTGAAAAAGAAGGAGATCGAATTCTGTGATTTTAAGGACCAGGTGATCTTCGAAAAAGATGAAGTGGTTAAAGGTGATGGTGATCCATATAAAGTTTATACTCCTTACAAAAACCTCTGGATGGAAGAGTTTAAAAAGAAGGATCTCGACTTTCACTACACTACCAGATTTATGGATAACCTCTATGAAAATAGCAGGCTTCCAAATTTAAGTCTGAGTGACATAGGTTTTAAGGAATCAGATTTGAAGGTTCCAGATTACCAGGTAACTCCGGGATTGATCATGGATTACGAAGGCAAACGTAATTTTCCAGCTGTGGAAGGAACTTCACGCTTAGGTGCACATTTGCGTTTTGGCACGGTAAGCGTGCGTCAAATGGTTAGAGATGCAGATAAAGAACATAACAAAACCTTTCTCGAGGAATTAGTTTGGAGAGAATTTTTTATGCAAATTCTGTATCATTATCCAGATACAGTAACCGATGCTTTCAAGCCAAAGTACGATAGGATCAAATGGCGTAACAACAAGGATGAATTTGAAAAATGGAAAAAGGGAGAAACAGGATATCCTTTGGTTGACGCCGGAATGCGACAATTGAATAAATCTGGTTTCATGCATAACCGGGTTAGAATGTTAGTTGGCTCCTTTCTCTGCAAACATTTACTTATCGACTGGCGATGGGGCGAAGCCTATTTTGCTGAAAAACTTTTAGACTACGAAATGTCATCAAATGTTGGTAACTGGCAGTGGATTGCTGGAAGTGGTGTGGATGCAACTCCATACTTCAGAATTTTTAATCCTACTACTCAAATTGATAAGTATGATAAGGACCACAAATATATTAAGGAGTGGGTCCCGGAATTTGGCACCGATGATTATCCTGAGAAAATGGTAGATCATAAAGAAGCTCGTGAAAGAGCTCTGGACACTTATAAGAAAGCTGTTAGTAATTAG
- a CDS encoding SDR family oxidoreductase, translated as MKKNIVIIGGSTGIGNEISEMLKADHEVYALSRSKGDLDTDHVKHFEFDVLENDISEVDLPEQIDGLVYCPGSIDLKPFKMMKPESFEKEMNLNFFGLVRAVHGLLPKLKKSDQASLVFFSTVAVKVGMPFHTSVAAAKGAIEGFAKSLAAEYAPNFRVNVIAPSLTDTPLAEKLLSSDDKKKKMDQRHPLKRVGQAKDIANLAGFLLTEKSSWITGQVLGVDGGLSTLNIN; from the coding sequence ATGAAAAAGAATATAGTTATCATAGGAGGAAGCACTGGAATAGGAAATGAAATTTCAGAAATGCTGAAGGCAGATCACGAGGTTTATGCTCTTTCAAGATCCAAAGGAGATCTGGACACAGATCATGTGAAGCATTTTGAATTTGATGTGCTGGAAAATGATATTTCAGAAGTAGATCTACCGGAGCAAATTGACGGATTGGTTTATTGCCCAGGATCTATAGATTTAAAACCTTTCAAAATGATGAAACCTGAGAGCTTCGAAAAAGAGATGAATCTTAATTTCTTCGGACTTGTAAGGGCGGTTCACGGATTATTACCTAAATTAAAAAAATCTGATCAGGCGAGTCTTGTGTTCTTTAGTACTGTAGCAGTGAAAGTTGGAATGCCGTTTCATACCAGCGTTGCAGCAGCAAAAGGCGCAATTGAAGGTTTTGCTAAATCCTTAGCGGCGGAATATGCTCCAAATTTCAGAGTGAATGTTATCGCTCCATCGCTTACAGATACACCACTGGCAGAAAAATTACTTTCCAGTGATGATAAGAAAAAGAAAATGGATCAACGTCATCCATTAAAAAGAGTTGGACAGGCGAAAGATATTGCGAATCTTGCGGGATTCTTACTTACTGAAAAAAGTTCATGGATCACTGGACAGGTTTTAGGAGTAGATGGAGGTCTGTCTACATTAAACATTAATTAA